tcatgtgttgacttcaaaagattttaaacatcagtgtgactggaaaagcaccgggacacgcacacacccgagtgagagtgttccagagcactgactgtggaaagagctttaaccagttacattgCACCATTGATAGTGGGGAGAgactacacgtgtttgtgtgtggtCAAGGCTTCAATTATCCAATCTGTGGAGACACAAGGAgatccaaaacatggagaaaccgtggaaatgttcggattgtgggaagagatacagtgccccatgtttgctggaagctcatcgacgcattcacactggggagaagccgttcacctgctcccagtgtgagacgggattcactcagttatccaaccttcacagacaccagcaaattcacactggggagaggccattcacttgctctcagtgtgggaagggatttactcaattatccagcctgcagagacaccagcaggttcatactggggagagaccgtttagctgctctcaatgtgggaagggattcaaacatttatccagcctgcacaaacatcagcgaattcacactggggaaaagccatttagttgctctcaatgtgggaacagATTCAGtgcgttatccagcctgaagtcacacaagcgagttcacactggggagaggccgttcacctgctctcagtgtgggaagggattcagtcgttcGTCCAACCTgtgggcacaccagcgagttcacactggggagaggccattcacctgttctcagtgtgggaagggattcactgagttatcccacctacagacacaccagcgagttcacactggggagaggccattcacctgttctcagtgtgggaagggattcagacattcatccaccctgcagagacatcagcaagttcacactggggagaagccgttcacctgctctcagtgtgagaagggattcactcaattatccagcctgcagagacaccggcggattcacactggggagaggaaaTTCACCTGTTTTCAGTGTGGGAATGAATTCacgcaattatccagcctgcagagacaccagaggattcacagtggggagaggccgttcacctgctctcaatgtgggaagggattcagacatttattcatcctgcggaaacatcagcaagttcacactggggagaagccgttcacccgcTCTCAatgattaggggctgtttagcacagggctaaatcgctggctttgaaagcagaccaaggcagtcagcagcactgttcaattcccgtaccagcctccccgaacaggcgccggaatgtggcgactaggggcttttcacagtaacttcatttgaagcctacttgtgacaataagcgattttcatttcatttcatttcatgtgagaaGTGAATCTCTCGATTATCCATCAGAGAtaccagctgatctgattgtaacctcaacttcacataggtcatagagtcatacagcacagtaaaggactttcggcccatcgagtctgcgccagtccaaaacaaccacttaaccattctaatcccatttcccagcacttggcctatagcctgggCATCGCAAGCGccgatctaaatgcttcttaaatgttatgagggtttctgcttccaccagcctttcaggcagcgagttccaaactcccaccaccctctgggtaaaaaaacttttcctcacattccctctaaacctcctgcctcttaccttaaatctgtgccccctggtcactgatccctccaccaaagggaaaggttttttcctgtctactctatgtccctcataatattttacatctcaatcatgtcccactCAGTttccgctgctccaaggaaaacaatccaagtctatccaatctctcttcataactaaaactctccaacccaggaaacatcctggtaaatctcctctgcaccctttccagtgctatcccatccctcctataatgtggattccagaactgcacatgatactctagctgtggcctaaccaatgttttatacagttcaagcataacctccatgttcttaaactctatgcctcacctaataaagacaagtatgccTTCTTTGCCACTGGAT
This portion of the Scyliorhinus torazame isolate Kashiwa2021f chromosome 5, sScyTor2.1, whole genome shotgun sequence genome encodes:
- the LOC140422068 gene encoding uncharacterized protein, with protein sequence MEKPWKCSDCGKRYSAPCLLEAHRRIHTGEKPFTCSQCETGFTQLSNLHRHQQIHTGERPFTCSQCGKGFTQLSSLQRHQQVHTGERPFSCSQCGKGFKHLSSLHKHQRIHTGEKPFSCSQCGNRFSALSSLKSHKRVHTGERPFTCSQCGKGFSRSSNLWAHQRVHTGERPFTCSQCGKGFTELSHLQTHQRVHTGERPFTCSQCGKGFRHSSTLQRHQQVHTGEKPFTCSQCEKGFTQLSSLQRHRRIHTGERKFTCFQCGNEFTQLSSLQRHQRIHSGERPFTCSQCGKGFRHLFILRKHQQVHTGEKPFTRSQ